One window from the genome of Bacillus tianshenii encodes:
- a CDS encoding SDR family oxidoreductase yields the protein MSHLQDQTAIITGASSGIGKEIATKLAQQGANVVLAARRVERLEELKKEIEQTTSAKVLVVKTDVRDREDVENMYKQAKDEFGKIDIYVNNAGVMLLSFLEKDKVEEWDVMVDVNVKGVLYGIHAALPSMLKQDSGHIVNISSVAGHEVFPSSVVYSATKYAVRAISMGLEKELANTNIRVTNISPGAVDTELTHHITDQTVIDNFKDKNQGRKILEPTDIAKAVAYAVTQPEYVNVNEIIVRPSKK from the coding sequence ATGAGTCACTTACAAGATCAAACAGCGATTATTACTGGTGCAAGCAGCGGGATCGGTAAGGAAATAGCTACAAAATTGGCACAGCAAGGCGCAAATGTTGTCCTAGCTGCACGGCGTGTGGAACGTTTAGAAGAATTGAAAAAAGAAATTGAGCAGACAACATCAGCAAAAGTACTTGTAGTGAAAACAGATGTACGGGACCGAGAAGATGTTGAAAACATGTACAAGCAGGCGAAAGATGAATTTGGAAAAATCGATATTTATGTAAACAACGCAGGTGTCATGCTCCTCTCCTTCCTAGAGAAAGATAAAGTAGAAGAGTGGGATGTAATGGTGGATGTTAATGTAAAAGGTGTTCTTTATGGGATCCACGCTGCCTTACCGTCAATGTTAAAGCAAGACAGCGGTCACATTGTGAACATTTCTTCTGTGGCAGGACATGAAGTATTTCCATCTAGTGTTGTGTACAGCGCTACAAAATACGCAGTTCGCGCCATTTCAATGGGCTTAGAGAAAGAGCTGGCAAACACGAATATTCGCGTAACAAATATTTCTCCTGGTGCAGTTGATACCGAGCTGACACATCATATTACTGACCAAACCGTCATTGACAACTTCAAAGATAAAAATCAAGGCAGAAAAATTCTTGAGCCAACAGATATCGCAAAAGCCGTTGCTTATGCTGTAACACAACCGGAATACGTCAATGTAAATGAAATTATCGTTCGACCATCAAAAAAATAA
- a CDS encoding C45 family autoproteolytic acyltransferase/hydrolase — MSAIYLDVLQGRGSYYELGLLQGRLQKQSPLYENHRKRRKQSMRRYTAETEQVYELYQQFAPGLWEELRGLAEGLGWSLDETVHEYSGFQMDWKRSGCTVVIGDKYYIRNYDYHPKTYEGRLLLWQPESGYASIGPTQRMIGRIDGMNEKGLVMSYNFVNRRRAEPGFICCILSRIVLDTCADVDEAVETLQRLPHRHSFMYTLFDASGKHAIVEGSPRGVKVREGGLCTNHFELMPDENRYHLVESKRRMAELEKIDFSRHTAEEAFKIMNHTKHAIAATEFGNWDGTIHTTSYFPMAQQMWFALGVNAMNVKIDFERWVSGENIYLKRIKGSIPTDWLTPNMGMKS, encoded by the coding sequence ATGAGTGCGATTTATCTTGACGTTCTGCAAGGCCGCGGCTCCTATTATGAGCTCGGTCTTCTCCAAGGACGTCTCCAAAAGCAATCACCACTCTATGAAAATCACCGCAAGCGGCGTAAGCAATCAATGCGCCGGTATACGGCAGAAACTGAACAAGTATATGAGCTGTATCAGCAATTTGCGCCAGGGTTGTGGGAAGAATTGCGAGGCTTGGCAGAGGGTCTTGGCTGGTCGTTAGATGAAACAGTTCATGAATATAGCGGCTTTCAAATGGATTGGAAGCGTTCTGGGTGTACGGTCGTTATCGGTGATAAGTATTATATTCGAAATTATGATTATCATCCGAAGACATATGAGGGAAGATTGCTGCTATGGCAACCAGAAAGCGGTTATGCTTCAATTGGCCCGACACAGCGGATGATTGGCAGAATTGACGGCATGAATGAGAAAGGATTAGTCATGAGCTATAACTTTGTGAACCGCCGACGAGCAGAGCCTGGTTTCATATGCTGTATTCTTTCTCGCATTGTTCTTGACACGTGTGCAGATGTAGATGAAGCGGTAGAAACATTACAACGTTTGCCGCATCGGCATTCATTTATGTACACCCTGTTTGATGCAAGCGGAAAGCATGCAATTGTAGAGGGTTCGCCACGCGGTGTTAAAGTACGGGAAGGCGGTCTATGTACGAATCATTTTGAACTCATGCCTGATGAGAACCGCTACCATCTTGTTGAGTCGAAAAGGCGTATGGCAGAGCTTGAAAAGATTGATTTTTCAAGGCACACAGCAGAAGAAGCTTTTAAAATTATGAACCATACCAAACACGCTATTGCTGCAACGGAATTTGGAAACTGGGACGGTACAATTCATACAACAAGCTATTTTCCGATGGCGCAACAAATGTGGTTTGCGCTTGGCGTTAATGCAATGAATGTGAAGATTGATTTTGAACGTTGGGTAAGCGGTGAAAACATTTATCTCAAGCGAATTAAAGGCTCGATTCCAACAGATTGGCTCACACCGAATATGGGGATGAAATCTTAA
- a CDS encoding PatB family C-S lyase — translation MNFEQIHNRWNTDSAKWDGASAIFGGKELHPMWVADMDFQVPEAVQKALIEKAQHGIYGYPHVPDSTYESIINWLLNRHNWNIEREWLSFSAGVVPAISILINALTEPGDKIIIQPPVYFPFFKMVEKNDRQLSLNTLKEKNGRYEMDFEQLESIIDEETKMLILCNPHNPVGRVWTKEELKRLGDICVKHNIIIVSDEIHGDLIFDGHKHIPFASISKEFAEITVTCMAPSKTFNLAGLQASYMIIENEQIRKKVNDQKVKQGMFHLNTFGLVGMEAAYQYGEQWLDHLLKYVEENVKTVVDFVQEQLPELQVIKPEGTYLIWIDCRSLGLDYKQLEKQLITEGKLALNQGYTFGETGKGFVRMNVATPKQHVLDGLDRLKMFVKSVRS, via the coding sequence ATGAATTTTGAACAAATACATAATCGTTGGAATACAGATTCTGCAAAATGGGATGGTGCCTCTGCAATCTTTGGAGGAAAAGAACTTCATCCAATGTGGGTTGCTGATATGGACTTCCAAGTGCCAGAAGCCGTACAAAAAGCACTTATTGAAAAAGCACAGCACGGAATATATGGTTATCCGCATGTCCCTGATTCAACCTATGAGTCCATTATAAATTGGCTGTTGAATCGTCATAACTGGAATATTGAGAGGGAGTGGCTTTCCTTTAGTGCAGGAGTTGTGCCTGCAATTAGTATTTTAATTAATGCTTTAACTGAGCCGGGAGATAAAATTATCATTCAGCCACCAGTTTATTTTCCTTTTTTTAAGATGGTGGAAAAGAATGACCGTCAACTATCATTAAATACGTTAAAAGAAAAGAATGGGCGTTACGAAATGGACTTCGAACAGTTAGAAAGCATAATTGATGAAGAAACAAAGATGCTGATTTTATGTAACCCGCATAACCCAGTGGGACGTGTTTGGACGAAAGAGGAATTGAAGCGTCTTGGTGATATTTGCGTCAAGCACAACATCATCATCGTTTCCGATGAAATTCATGGTGATTTGATTTTTGATGGGCACAAGCATATCCCGTTTGCCTCTATCTCAAAAGAATTTGCGGAGATTACAGTTACGTGTATGGCACCTAGTAAAACATTCAACTTAGCTGGTCTTCAAGCTTCTTATATGATTATTGAAAATGAACAAATTCGTAAAAAGGTGAATGATCAGAAAGTGAAACAAGGGATGTTCCATCTTAACACATTTGGCTTAGTTGGGATGGAAGCAGCTTACCAATATGGTGAACAATGGCTAGATCATTTATTAAAATATGTAGAGGAAAACGTTAAAACAGTTGTTGATTTTGTGCAGGAGCAATTACCTGAACTTCAAGTGATAAAGCCAGAAGGCACATACCTTATTTGGATTGACTGCCGCAGCCTTGGTCTTGATTATAAACAGTTAGAAAAACAGTTAATTACCGAAGGAAAGCTTGCCTTGAATCAAGGGTACACATTTGGGGAAACAGGCAAAGGGTTCGTACGTATGAACGTGGCAACACCGAAACAACATGTGTTAGATGGTTTAGACCGTTTGAAAATGTTTGTCAAAAGCGTGAGAAGTTGA
- a CDS encoding GTP-binding protein, with product MRKTEIYILGGFLGSGKTSLLTQLLQHEKELNRHVAVVMNEIGEISVDSNAVSEETPLKELLNGCVCCSLSGQFEAQLADLLSSYNLDAVYIETTGAAHPMEVYDACLSPIFANKIEMKGIYSIVDLNRWKHQEQMSIQMRRLMHEQIKHADVLLLNKMDTVNEQEQGSLLYQIQSLNPKAKTFFTTFAKVNPEQLKQSPLTEKEAHEQAPHLHIKSFVYTFSSAINRTAFEDFLRTMPDTVYRVKGYVKFTDAENIYSFQYSYGVPMLMPDLMKMPLTLVFIGEELDREKLTQQLQQLEA from the coding sequence ATGCGAAAAACTGAAATCTACATACTCGGCGGGTTTCTCGGCAGCGGGAAGACGTCATTACTGACTCAACTGCTGCAGCATGAAAAGGAATTAAACCGACATGTTGCTGTTGTGATGAATGAAATTGGAGAAATTTCTGTTGATTCAAACGCAGTTTCAGAAGAAACACCATTGAAGGAATTATTAAATGGCTGTGTTTGCTGCTCACTTTCCGGACAATTTGAAGCACAGCTTGCAGATTTACTCTCAAGTTACAACCTAGATGCTGTCTATATTGAAACAACAGGCGCCGCGCATCCAATGGAAGTATACGATGCATGCCTATCACCGATTTTTGCAAATAAAATTGAAATGAAAGGCATTTATTCGATTGTTGATCTAAACCGTTGGAAGCACCAAGAACAGATGAGCATCCAAATGCGCAGACTTATGCATGAACAAATCAAACATGCGGATGTATTACTATTAAATAAAATGGATACGGTAAACGAACAGGAGCAAGGAAGTCTTCTTTATCAAATTCAATCGTTAAACCCAAAAGCGAAAACTTTTTTCACAACGTTCGCAAAGGTGAACCCAGAACAGTTAAAACAATCACCACTAACAGAAAAAGAAGCACACGAACAAGCCCCACATTTGCATATTAAGTCATTTGTTTATACGTTTTCCTCCGCAATTAACCGGACTGCCTTTGAAGATTTTCTACGGACGATGCCTGATACCGTCTATCGTGTAAAAGGTTATGTCAAATTTACGGATGCTGAAAACATTTATTCGTTCCAATATTCCTACGGGGTGCCAATGCTCATGCCAGACCTCATGAAGATGCCCTTAACCCTCGTATTTATTGGGGAAGAACTTGATCGAGAAAAGCTCACACAACAACTGCAACAGCTAGAAGCATAA
- a CDS encoding ATP-dependent helicase encodes MSHAKTLHNDIYKEKPVQAKMIPKAAQTNRKTTVELVSPSDNDAFYFRMLEQKGICLNENQLKAVRHTEGPLLTLAGAGSGKTSVLTSRVGYMLSVKEIRAENILLLTFTRKAAGEMKDRITRIPGITQPMLRHMMVGTFHSVFLRILKSKGYDQKILSNERHKQIIIKKILKEMGLKDEYDPETLLSQFSYYKNMLIPPQKLQATTPVEKEVKAIYTSYDEFKIEHHYMDFDDILYFTYDLLTEDDELRTRLQERFQYILIDEFQDTNLAQYEVLKMIAEPRNNLMVVGDDDQTIYQFRGSNHKIILEFPSIFPHTEIVTLDINYRSNPYIVGLGNEVIQYNRERHEKKLNASHTKGLQPSYANPVTTTEEATAVIERIVADVNDGKREFRDIAVLYRTHAVSRAIVDQLVWKEIPFVLHSNKDLFYEQGLVRPVLDYLRLSLNPNNLEAVMGICPTLYLNRDRTLDFIRNKLLEGELTGDRKPALHYLRDLPQLKAFQKKQLEERIKMIETLKEKTALEAIKEIRSGTGQYEAYLQDNKRQTFTLHKDIIQETLDELSESASHFKDLRKYIAFVEKIIEKHYEMENLRKQENPDAVSLMTIHGAKGLEFPVVYLIGASEQILPHSSSLEAAEDRPTEKASSEEQVNESVEEERRLMYVSITRAMEELYISSPKYFRTKQLEISRFLKEAFEQ; translated from the coding sequence ATGAGTCACGCAAAGACCTTACATAACGACATTTATAAAGAGAAGCCGGTGCAGGCAAAAATGATTCCAAAAGCTGCGCAAACAAATCGCAAAACAACTGTGGAGCTTGTCTCACCTTCAGATAACGATGCATTCTATTTTCGCATGCTAGAGCAAAAAGGTATTTGCTTGAATGAAAACCAACTGAAAGCGGTTCGACATACAGAAGGCCCATTGCTGACGCTTGCAGGTGCTGGGAGCGGAAAAACCTCGGTTCTTACCTCACGGGTTGGTTATATGCTTTCAGTGAAAGAAATTCGTGCTGAAAACATATTACTCTTAACCTTTACACGAAAAGCTGCCGGGGAAATGAAAGACCGTATTACGAGAATTCCTGGAATTACACAACCGATGCTGCGACATATGATGGTTGGGACGTTTCATTCTGTTTTTCTCCGTATTTTAAAAAGCAAGGGCTACGATCAGAAAATATTATCAAATGAACGTCATAAACAAATTATTATTAAAAAGATTTTAAAAGAGATGGGTCTTAAAGATGAGTATGACCCTGAAACACTTCTTTCTCAGTTCTCTTATTATAAAAACATGCTTATCCCGCCGCAGAAATTACAAGCAACGACACCTGTTGAAAAAGAGGTCAAAGCGATTTATACATCATATGACGAATTTAAGATTGAACATCATTATATGGATTTTGATGACATTTTATATTTTACATACGATTTGCTGACAGAAGATGACGAACTGCGAACAAGGCTTCAGGAACGTTTTCAATATATTCTTATTGATGAATTTCAAGATACAAATCTAGCACAATATGAAGTGTTAAAAATGATTGCCGAGCCTCGAAATAACTTAATGGTTGTTGGGGATGACGACCAAACAATCTATCAATTTCGTGGTTCAAATCATAAAATTATTTTAGAGTTTCCATCCATTTTTCCTCACACGGAAATTGTAACACTGGATATTAATTATCGCTCTAACCCTTATATTGTCGGTTTAGGGAATGAAGTGATTCAATATAATCGCGAACGCCATGAGAAGAAGTTGAATGCATCACATACAAAAGGCTTACAGCCATCCTATGCAAACCCGGTTACTACGACAGAAGAAGCAACAGCTGTTATTGAAAGAATTGTAGCTGATGTGAATGATGGCAAACGGGAATTTCGTGACATAGCCGTACTGTACAGAACCCATGCTGTAAGCCGGGCGATTGTCGACCAATTAGTGTGGAAGGAAATCCCTTTCGTATTGCACAGCAATAAAGATTTATTCTATGAACAAGGTTTGGTAAGGCCAGTACTTGATTATTTAAGGCTTAGTTTGAATCCTAATAATTTAGAAGCAGTGATGGGGATTTGTCCGACGCTTTATTTAAACCGTGATCGGACACTGGATTTTATCCGAAATAAATTGTTAGAAGGAGAACTTACTGGTGACCGAAAGCCTGCCCTGCATTATTTACGAGATTTACCACAGCTAAAAGCCTTTCAAAAGAAACAGCTTGAGGAACGGATTAAAATGATTGAGACATTAAAAGAGAAGACAGCATTGGAAGCGATTAAAGAAATTCGTTCTGGTACAGGGCAATATGAAGCTTATTTACAAGATAACAAACGTCAAACATTTACACTTCATAAAGATATTATTCAAGAAACATTAGATGAATTAAGTGAATCAGCCAGCCATTTCAAAGATTTGCGCAAATATATTGCCTTTGTTGAAAAAATTATCGAAAAGCATTATGAAATGGAAAACCTGCGCAAACAAGAAAACCCAGATGCAGTCTCTCTCATGACAATTCACGGGGCAAAAGGATTAGAATTTCCAGTTGTTTATTTAATTGGTGCAAGTGAACAAATCTTGCCGCACAGTTCATCACTTGAAGCAGCAGAGGACAGGCCAACGGAAAAGGCTAGCAGCGAAGAGCAGGTTAATGAATCAGTGGAAGAGGAACGCCGGTTAATGTATGTTAGCATTACCCGCGCGATGGAAGAGCTTTATATTTCCTCACCGAAGTACTTTCGAACAAAACAGCTAGAAATATCAAGGTTCTTAAAGGAAGCATTTGAGCAGTAA
- a CDS encoding putative holin-like toxin, translating to MQDLQVVISAGIFLVALLNFIVLLIDKIKK from the coding sequence GTGCAGGATTTACAAGTTGTCATTTCAGCTGGTATATTCCTCGTTGCGTTACTCAATTTTATTGTGTTGTTGATTGATAAAATAAAAAAGTAA
- a CDS encoding ABC transporter permease subunit: MSKLKQLNLPLYVGLFLVLVLVFVSIGGHKIAPYTLEDKLESEYKMIDGEGVLLAPPMRPFETTEYLLGTDNFGYDLLTKLLYGAKYTIGIAFAVSILKIIIGGVIGLYAGTSRKPFTWWSAVENSWSYVPIFLILYFFLRPISFQTSLEPSQHVTVFIGLTTLLSLPSIVASVRKQTKTISEMEFIKVARTLGANRNRIVWKHIFPQLKEGLLVMFVMEIVYVMTVMGQLGIFHLFIGGTEVQRDPTIYLSITNEWAGLIGQSRGYIWHDQHILLIPLFALIFATSSFVLLAKGLQNYFQTDYQRAPWIPTGQKQSYPLPKKKIKISNRLELQPLEVIFGMYLILFVAGMFVIFVG; encoded by the coding sequence ATGAGTAAATTAAAACAGTTAAATCTACCGTTGTATGTCGGGCTTTTTCTCGTATTGGTCCTTGTTTTTGTTTCAATCGGAGGCCATAAAATCGCTCCTTATACGTTAGAGGACAAATTAGAATCTGAATACAAAATGATTGACGGTGAGGGCGTACTCCTTGCACCACCAATGCGTCCGTTTGAAACCACTGAATATTTGTTAGGAACCGATAATTTTGGATATGACTTGTTAACGAAGCTTCTTTATGGAGCGAAATATACGATTGGCATTGCTTTTGCGGTTTCCATATTAAAAATTATTATTGGGGGTGTGATTGGCCTATACGCTGGAACATCGCGAAAACCATTCACTTGGTGGAGTGCAGTTGAAAATTCTTGGAGCTATGTGCCCATCTTTTTAATTTTGTATTTCTTTTTGCGTCCGATTTCGTTTCAAACATCACTTGAACCCTCACAGCATGTGACTGTTTTTATAGGGTTAACAACACTTCTTAGTTTACCGAGTATTGTTGCCTCGGTTCGCAAGCAAACAAAGACAATTTCCGAGATGGAATTTATAAAGGTTGCGAGAACTTTAGGTGCGAACCGAAACAGAATCGTTTGGAAGCATATTTTTCCTCAATTAAAAGAAGGGTTGCTGGTTATGTTTGTGATGGAAATTGTCTATGTCATGACAGTTATGGGGCAACTCGGCATTTTTCATCTTTTTATCGGAGGAACAGAAGTCCAGAGAGACCCAACGATTTATTTATCGATTACAAATGAATGGGCAGGGCTTATCGGCCAATCACGGGGTTATATTTGGCACGACCAACACATTTTATTAATCCCATTGTTTGCTCTTATCTTTGCGACTAGTTCTTTTGTCTTGCTTGCTAAGGGGCTACAAAATTATTTTCAAACCGATTATCAGCGTGCCCCATGGATTCCAACTGGTCAAAAGCAATCCTATCCTCTTCCAAAGAAAAAAATTAAGATCAGTAACCGTCTTGAGCTACAGCCATTAGAGGTGATATTTGGTATGTACCTGATTTTATTTGTGGCGGGTATGTTCGTCATTTTTGTTGGCTGA
- a CDS encoding ABC transporter permease subunit produces the protein MKNYIMQGVVVAMLIIAITVLPFIVTETGAGFTLKLNKVGELFQSSIQQGLFEKVDAAFFERTVRTFFVLLISLCLGLAFALLLGLFAARFPLFRYMRSLINLLSVVPDFVIILFAIMLAVKIYEWTGIRVVTLTSDKATVDFWFPVLILSIAPAFYFLKLIHLRYIQISGEDYIRTAVAKGLKRSTIHMQYIYRNMQTYLNAELTKGLSLTVGNLFIVEYLLNIIGLTHYIFAVQDFSAMLLGLLALLVDALLVLGVVKLLLALFRKGFIYE, from the coding sequence TTGAAGAATTACATCATGCAGGGTGTAGTAGTGGCCATGTTAATCATTGCTATTACCGTCTTGCCATTTATCGTTACCGAAACAGGAGCAGGCTTTACATTAAAGTTAAACAAAGTCGGTGAATTATTTCAAAGTAGTATACAGCAAGGCTTGTTTGAAAAAGTAGATGCTGCATTTTTCGAGCGGACCGTGCGTACATTCTTTGTTTTGCTTATAAGTCTATGTTTAGGGTTGGCATTTGCATTACTATTAGGGTTGTTTGCGGCGCGCTTTCCATTGTTTCGTTACATGCGTTCACTTATCAATCTTTTATCCGTAGTGCCGGATTTTGTAATTATTTTATTTGCAATTATGCTGGCTGTAAAAATATATGAATGGACAGGAATTCGGGTTGTCACGCTCACATCTGATAAAGCGACAGTTGACTTTTGGTTTCCGGTTTTGATTTTGTCGATTGCACCAGCTTTTTATTTCTTAAAGCTTATTCATTTGCGCTATATCCAAATTAGCGGTGAAGATTATATTCGGACAGCTGTTGCCAAAGGACTTAAGCGCTCTACGATTCATATGCAGTACATATACCGAAACATGCAAACGTATCTGAATGCTGAATTAACAAAAGGCCTTTCATTAACTGTTGGAAACCTTTTCATCGTGGAGTACTTACTGAATATCATTGGACTTACTCATTATATATTTGCTGTTCAGGATTTTTCAGCCATGCTGTTAGGCTTGCTGGCGCTGTTAGTGGATGCATTATTGGTACTAGGTGTCGTCAAACTGCTGTTAGCTTTGTTTAGAAAGGGATTTATCTATGAGTAA
- a CDS encoding aldo/keto reductase: MVNNIQSYTTLNNGVNMPYFGLGTYKMENEQETVEAVKKALQHGYRLIDTASFYDNEEEVGKGIAESGVNREEIFVTTKVWNSEQGYDETLQACERSLKKLGLDTIDLYLIHWPVPGKYKETWKALEKLYSDGVVKAIGVCNFKVSHLEDLMADSDVVPAVNQVEYHPFLQQPDLHDFCEKHNIQLEAWAPLMRGKVFDDPTIVSLAEKYSKTPAQITLRFEVQNGVVTIPKSVREKRIVENADIFDFQLTNEEMEQMRATNKNDRMGYDPDAFPYESL, encoded by the coding sequence ATGGTAAACAATATTCAAAGCTATACAACATTAAACAACGGTGTAAACATGCCTTACTTCGGACTTGGAACATACAAAATGGAGAATGAGCAAGAAACAGTCGAGGCTGTAAAGAAAGCTCTTCAACATGGTTATCGTTTGATTGATACCGCTTCTTTCTATGACAATGAAGAAGAAGTAGGAAAAGGGATTGCTGAATCTGGGGTTAACCGTGAAGAGATTTTTGTCACTACAAAAGTGTGGAACTCAGAGCAAGGTTATGATGAAACACTTCAAGCATGTGAACGAAGCTTAAAGAAATTAGGGCTTGATACGATTGACCTTTATCTCATTCATTGGCCTGTTCCTGGTAAATACAAAGAAACATGGAAGGCGTTAGAGAAGCTTTATTCTGACGGGGTTGTGAAAGCAATCGGTGTATGTAATTTTAAGGTGAGCCATTTAGAAGACTTAATGGCAGATAGTGATGTTGTGCCAGCTGTTAATCAAGTTGAATATCACCCATTTCTTCAGCAACCGGATTTACACGATTTTTGTGAAAAACATAATATTCAACTAGAAGCGTGGGCACCGCTTATGAGAGGAAAGGTGTTTGACGACCCGACAATCGTTTCATTAGCAGAAAAATATTCGAAAACACCAGCTCAAATTACACTTCGCTTTGAAGTGCAAAATGGTGTTGTGACGATTCCTAAGTCTGTGCGTGAAAAACGGATTGTTGAAAACGCAGATATCTTTGATTTCCAGCTAACAAATGAAGAAATGGAACAAATGCGAGCAACCAATAAAAATGACCGAATGGGCTATGACCCAGATGCATTCCCTTATGAGTCATTATAA
- a CDS encoding aldo/keto reductase, with protein sequence MEYTTIGSTGIEASRIGLGTWAIGGWMWGGTDEQQSIKTIHSAIDKGITLIDTAPVYGFGRSEEIVGKAVKQYGQRDKLVLATKVALDWDEEENVVRNATKERIKQEVEDSLRRLQTDYIDLYQVHWPDPLVEIEETAQAMHELYQEGKIRAIGVSNFSVKQLDEFMKVAPLHAVQPPYNLFERSIEKDIFPYAQTNNLSTLLYGSLCRGLLTGKMSKDHKFEGDDLRKNDPKFQEPRFSQYLQAVDDLDKLAREQFNKDILSLAVRWNLDQQGSNVALWGARKPEQVEPVNSMMDFQLDDETKQAIEEILQRNIQDPVGPEFMAPPSREQK encoded by the coding sequence ATGGAATATACAACAATTGGTAGTACAGGGATTGAAGCTTCAAGGATTGGCCTTGGTACATGGGCAATTGGCGGCTGGATGTGGGGTGGAACAGATGAACAGCAATCCATTAAAACAATCCATTCTGCCATTGATAAAGGAATTACCTTAATCGATACCGCACCTGTATATGGATTTGGTCGTTCTGAAGAAATCGTTGGGAAAGCAGTGAAGCAATACGGGCAGCGGGACAAGCTTGTGCTAGCTACAAAAGTTGCACTTGATTGGGACGAGGAGGAAAATGTAGTCCGCAATGCTACAAAAGAACGGATTAAGCAGGAAGTTGAAGATTCCTTGCGCCGCCTTCAGACGGATTATATTGATCTCTATCAAGTGCATTGGCCAGACCCCTTAGTTGAGATTGAAGAAACAGCACAAGCGATGCATGAGCTTTATCAAGAAGGAAAGATTCGAGCGATTGGTGTCAGTAATTTTTCTGTTAAACAACTAGATGAATTTATGAAGGTGGCTCCTCTTCATGCTGTTCAACCGCCTTATAATCTATTTGAACGCAGCATTGAGAAAGATATTTTTCCATATGCACAAACCAATAATCTATCAACCTTGTTATATGGAAGCCTATGTCGTGGGTTGTTGACGGGTAAAATGTCAAAAGACCATAAATTCGAAGGAGATGATCTTCGGAAAAACGACCCAAAGTTTCAAGAACCACGGTTTTCACAATATTTGCAGGCAGTTGATGATTTAGATAAGCTAGCAAGAGAGCAGTTTAATAAAGACATTCTATCACTTGCGGTACGCTGGAACTTAGACCAACAAGGATCGAATGTTGCTTTATGGGGTGCAAGAAAGCCTGAACAAGTTGAGCCAGTTAACAGTATGATGGATTTTCAACTAGATGATGAAACAAAGCAGGCTATTGAAGAGATCCTACAACGCAATATTCAAGACCCTGTTGGCCCAGAATTTATGGCGCCGCCAAGTCGGGAACAAAAGTAA